The sequence CCCTTGTTTTGCCCAAGAAATAATCTCTCCAGGACTTCTCTGTGAACAATTCTGCTCAGACCTCGACCTTTTCCAATGAAAAACAGTGGTGAAGGTACCTTGATCGAAAGTACGTCTTATATGCATGTTCGTAAGAGAAGTGCATATACCGGACTAACTGACTGAGGTCAAGGACACTTTTGTCTTCACTGTCTGCAGGCCAGTTTAAGAGAGGCCTAACATGTGGAACACAGGTTCTTCTGTTGGGCTCAGGGgcatttgttttctgaatgtagttaaatatttgtgtttgggGGGAAATTTACTCCTACATTTGACAGCATAATGTGAGCAAGAATGTAGTTCACCAGAGCTGTTAAAGAATCTTTACTTGTATAGATTTCTTCCACCATGTAGTTATTTCTTTAAGCACTGACTTAGTGCATTCTCTGTCAAGACATGAGACGACTCTAGCAGAGCTGTCAGCGAGATTTTGTTTGAGTTTATGGATGAAATcagcacatttttctttcatgtgtgAGGGTGTCGTGTCTCCAACATACTTCCGGTAGCAATCTGAGGTGACCCCAGAGATGTATTGGTCATCATCTTTCTTCATGTAAGGCTTTGAGTACGCCAGATATTTGTCAAgaaatgcacattttctttCAACCTCATCTCTGAGGCTCTTTATAAGATCATGAAATCGGAGGAGTTTGTTGTCTCCGAGTGATTCCAGGACAGAGTCCATGGACACATCCTTTGTGAGAACTCTTCTCCAGGTTTTATTCTGACTGACAAGAAGTCATACAGAATACTGCAAACCTGCAGGTAACCAAGCTGCCCTCTGGTGTTAAAAACACGTGAGACTTTGGTCCTGACTTTTGTCCCACCTTCGATGTCATTTTCAGCAAGCCGTTCTTCATCTTTAAAAGCTTCAATAGCCTTTTTCGCAAGTTGCAAAATTTCTGTTTGATTGTCAGAAGACTCTTTTTTGCTCTTCAGATGGTTCTTATGGACTTGGCCCAGTGTATCAGCAATATGTGAATTGTGGGaatctctttcttttgctttttttgccCATATTTCAGCCTTACTGTAGTCTTTCAGTTCTAGGTAATAAACACGAGCAAGTGCTTGAGGAAAAAATGGATTTTGCTCAAATTTATTTGATGCCAACTTTAAAACTGATGCACTCTCAacactgtcctctgtgtcttGAATATCTAGAATCAGTCTAGAAAacctttctctgtcctctttaaTCTCTGTGTTATCGATTGgattctcctctgttttcatttctcttttggTCAACATGTATTTGACAAAACCAAGCAAATATGGAGGAAACTCAGCCCTGCAAAAACGGGTCAAGAGGTTTCTTGCTGTGTCACTTCTGGTCACACCTGCCTCAGCCATCAGTTCAGTACAACACTGTGCTATCATAGGGTGAGCCATGCGGACTCTTCTCTCAGATGTTTTATCTTGTTGGTAGGTGATGATTAGATGACTGAAGGGCTGCATTCTGTCCTCCAGAGAAAGGTGTCCATGGATGGAGTCATCATGTTTGAAGAAATCCAGGCACTGAGACTCCAGGAGATATGAATCTGGTACATAGGCACTCAGCAGGGATAAGAAGGCAGCAAGCTGATTCTTCAATGGTCTGTTTGCTCTTCGAACTTCGGAGAATACCATGCATGCTTGTCTGACGTAGGCTTGAGAGAAATTAGTTTGTATTATGTTAAAGCCATGGAATTCCTGGTATTTATCACTGTACCTACTACTGAgctcttcctttttctcattaaattttTGCTTCTCTGTTTCAGAGAGTGCTCTTTCTAGGACAACATGGTCACTCTGTAGAACTGCTTCTTTTCTAACACAGCTgagtaaaaacacagctgagtaaaatcaccacaggcatAGGGGTATCTATTTCCTGTTCAGCATCGTCATCATAATGCTGTCTTGCAGATTTTCCAGAATCTCCTCATCATTcagtaacagcagcacagtgttcTGGTGGCCTCGACTCCTGCTGTGAAGAGGTGGACCACCTCCTTTGCAACATTTGTGATGTCTGAGGTTGAACCTGTTAAAACAGCACACCTGAACCTTTTCCTCAAGTCCCACAACACTGCATGGCCAATGTGGTTCCTCCACATCGTGGCTGGTGGAATAGTTTAACAGTGGATATTCCaggatattttcttttttggaaaaTTTTTGCACAAGTGTATCATATCCATCTCGTTTAACAAGAGGTGTTTGGCGCTGTTTGACTTTGCTTGTTGACCAATATGAAAGTTCAACCATTTTGGTGGGGCCCTCTATAAAAGTTTTCCTCCGTCTGCTCAAAAACTATTGGACCAAAAGTCTCTCTTTCAAACTGATTTGCATAAAGAACATCCAAAAGTGTCAGGGAATCTCTGATTTCACTCCCAACATAAATTTCCCCACCTCCAGCGAGGGCCAAGCCTGGTCCATTTGCCATCCCGGACTTTCAGTTTcctgtaaatgaatgaatgaaaaaaaaaaaaaaaaaaaaaaattagaaactGGCAGAACCTCTGTAGATTGTGATTTTAAGACAAAACAGACCAGTTATTTAAACatgatgcaaaaataaaatacccaACATATATGTAGCAGCTAGCCTGACATAATGCACTCTCTAATCCTCTTAACCTTGAGACACCAACTGAAAAAAAGGATCGATATGTGAGAAGCACACAAATCTAATTTTAATGCATGTCACATTCATGTGAATCTGAAAGTCAAAATCAACTTATGATAACAAGGGAAAAGAGATCTTAAACTGAGAGCCTAAAAACTATCAGACACTGTGAAGCCTGTTGCCTGAGTCTGAACGACAGCTGCAGTGGAAAGGAGAGCAGACTGGAGAGGAAATGCTGCAAACAAAACTGTACAGGAAACAAAGAGGTTAAAGGGGTGATGAAGTTATAGGTGAGAGTGAGGGAGTTTCGATAATATTGTGTAGTAGAGCAAATTGCTGTTCTCTGTTCTGAGATCAACAGATTACTCTCTCCTGGTtttaaaacttgtcaggatcATAAAACTGCCTGGCAAAAcacatctgttcattttctgactgTGCACTAACAatcttattttttcatattttttaatcctgtttttattcaacgacaatcttcattttttttcGTCGAGTCAGTCTTTTCTCAGTCACAGTCTTTTCATGCTGACACTTTTTTTCAGGGTCCctaagtttcagtttcagttctctgtcactgttttggcAGGGGGGCGCGTGTGTGAAGGAAGGGAGCGGCTGGACAGTGGGATCCGCAGTCATTTCAGAGAGCTCATTGCGTTAGTTACAACTTAGCTTTAACCCAGCCCAGCTCTGTGTGTAAAAACACTGGTAGAAAGAGGCTGTGGTTTGAGAGTCGACGGTGAACTCAGAAAAGCCGCTGTTTTGAGTGTGCAGTCAAGCCTGCGTGTTGTCGGTCAGTGCAAGTTTCAATGTCGGTGTTTCCTTtttcaattatattttcaaCGTCATAACCTCGACACACTGTCCCGGCTCCATTTACAGCTCATGGATTCCAGTAAAGCGTTTGTTAAACTTGATTACatctttttacacacacacatatacaaaatgTGAACAAGCCGCTGTCGCGGGTGTCAAACAAACTATATTGATGTCCCAGTCTGCTTAAATTCAGGATGCACCAGTAGATTAATCGCAGCTATTTAAGAATTTACACCAGagtcacacagtttaagtaaCTTCGAGGAAAAATATAAACCGACCTTTACTTGCTGTCTTCATCCGGCATCCACTTCTTTCATTGATTTTGAGGTATCTGATTTCCTCAAACTCGTATTTCCTCCCCGAATTCAGCCTGTCAGGATGCACCTCCTCCAGTCCGCATTACATTCCGTTTGTgcgcccccctcccccttttttgGTATTTctaaaagtcaaataaaattcaAGTCATACAGAAAATGGCTTTATTAAATAATCGTATTATATTCTTATTCATAAAATCGCAATATATCTCATTGTGCCAGAAACACTCAGAGCAGACTTTACATTTATCTGAACTGCTCAGTGTCACAATGCACCGACATAGACCCATGACAACCTCAGAGAATCCACagtgatgtctttaaatgtccTTTGTCCTGCCAAGAGCATATCAAAACCCATATATATTCActttacaaaaatatatgaCAACATAAAACAGCAAAGTCTGTTAATTTGGGATGTTGGATGTTTTCCCTCACACACTGCTACTCCTATAAATATACtgtgacacattaaaaaacTGGTCCCatacaacatttaaacaacagaATGTGTTCACCAAAGTGCATCTTTTGCAGTTTCATTAGCTTTGCTTGACCCATCTTGCTTAATGTATCAGACTGACTATTTACACTGAATAAAGGAATGATAACATTGAAAAGCAGGCAGAGAAGACTTCTTCAGGAGAGTTAGCAAAGATGCTCAGGAGTCGATCAGTTCTTTAGGAAGGCACTTTATTTGCACGTGATACACTCTGCTCATGCAACCAGAAAgaatgacaaagaaacacagaaaatgtagaGTATATATGGTCTAAAAAGTAACTTGGATAACGTGAGTTTATAATCACAAGGCACATAGTTGTATAAGCAACATATCCTATGTCTGAACCATAGCTAGAAGACATGTCATATCATAGTAATATAAAGGACAGCTATGGCCCACCAGCCATAACATACTTTACTAATGAATTGGCCATTATACAAAACATagagattaatttaaaaaaaaatatatatcagcTGGCTGTCAGTTATAAAATCATACTCTCAATAAGATTACAAAAGGCAATTGTTACAttgtgaatacattttttcctttgtttgcaTGTTGCTTCTTATAGTTTCATATATCTCATAATTACATAAAAGGTAATGCTAAAATCTAGAGCCCTAGATATAAAATAAACCACCAAATAGATGCAGGTACTGATGGCTATAAATGATGATatacagatgatgatgatgatgtcaagTTTCTTATCCCATCTGTGTTACCTACTGATCATGCCTATCTCCTCTGTTTTAGTTTTGATATTCATCTGAAATAAATGCAGAATTTAAATGTTGGTTAATATTTAGTGCAAATGAACACAAGACATTTAATTAAGGTTGTTGGTAGTTGTGTTGAAAATCTTTTTGAGTGAATAATAACCACTAACCTCTTGAAATTGTACAGGACCATAGGTCCTCCTCTTTATCTCCCAGTGTGAGCGTGAAGTCCCTGTTTGTCTTCTTAAGGAGTACCATAAAGAAACATGGTATTCCACGTTCATGTCCAAGTTTTATTTCCTGAGGGAGAAATGTTGAGAGAAAAACCCAGGTTTTAAACCTCTTTAACTCATATCTATGGTAGATTCCTTTTTGGTCTATGTTAAACTATGACATAGATAGAGAAAATGTGCATTGGCCAGGAAATGCACTACAGTCTACACT is a genomic window of Lates calcarifer isolate ASB-BC8 unplaced genomic scaffold, TLL_Latcal_v3 _unitig_5239_quiver_2723, whole genome shotgun sequence containing:
- the LOC127140855 gene encoding sterile alpha motif domain-containing protein 9-like, translated to MVFSEVRRANRPLKNQLAAFLSLLSAYVPDSYLLESQCLDFFKHDDSIHGHLSLEDRMQPFSHLIITYQQDKTSERRVRMAHPMIAQCCTELMAEAGVTRSDTARNLLTRFCRAEFPPYLLGFVKYMLTKREMKTEENPIDNTEIKEDRERFSRLILDIQDTEDSVESASVLKLASNKFEQNPFFPQALARVYYLELKDYSKAEIWAKKAKERDSHNSHIADTLGQVHKNHLKSKKESSDNQTEILQLAKKAIEAFKDEERLAENDIEGGTKVRTKVSRVFNTRGQLGYLQVPSPLFFIGKGRGLSRIVHREVLERLFLGQNKGAKRDLSNWNHEKIFLNPMVQEHLLRVEGVVRNYSVFAAIGDNEIEVDANLRNSLWRPRQVSFYLGFTIRGPVAFGIRTKTAEKGPSGRLKLGPWGRETDSSDWTTVKPEVNGLHEVHTYR